From Penicillium psychrofluorescens genome assembly, chromosome: 1, one genomic window encodes:
- a CDS encoding uncharacterized protein (ID:PFLUO_001769-T1.cds;~source:funannotate) → MEDVQATARWANRMLRPLTSIYRRLEKHQETLSIIATESRSQSHPGDSSVDAPAATIQVRKSRVNGSDADEDENDPVWVPGKKVEQRRIRHKYSSRGEENGGRRRNRLSIHSPEAPRTLPGAIELATPLINGKRWEAPSSAQSQHSAIKPSSVYGKGQLQAFRDKYPLHKSPWQELLHQSGDAGFADIAHNLHRVLQNFLCNTRLTKSDPSDPSPKSVRGARSLMSMVVRRLPEFIADEQKEQVELDKDGNEDMCGVYFTELESFYAPHGKGWKPLREAVRSQGIHLVAMMIQNKWVTEAVACALIEKCRYHEPDACESLLSTFLSTCKTYPYPLSLRPSGDSNWNGDAIRLLRLYACYGPAHRSYIFDELAKLLLRGILPPEWMATKLWTGWMTRATISLSKEDADCAAASRLIEAVIISASGVRSDTQSAAPVRRYSCKRPTSRDRRTRTSSAASTNKPPADRPCPVPVEDALSNHVMSLMAAVCGMHVSRSRELDAADSAGGTKASDILKYIFFSVEREMDLKPLSGSPGITSHHLLRRGCILLAGCLLQCNNAVLSGELPDEVTPKTNVDAYSHELAFRSNLVRELASFVRQAFRCFGGSSESERVRTGQEIRRMISFFPRLTKAPGLSALLGRIAAEAAMEFAESTGEPEDHLWAVEIQEMVASVRARAEDEENDGVDDAGQRTGLYRWEESIGEWVARTPMAKPKPIFAKQSSKCAFVSSTPPPCIPCSTDSSSPCSDRFERPIFSLTSSPSSVGTKRSLEHFDSSPIRPRKRQRSASVVVMNNAERPRTRSSIINYGPRSTSLAPTSSRRYPLRETSRTNVAQQPVPMEPRSTPKIEVVIINKKDTKAAGRDLAQPVPEPEPVVKQVHRPADRRPRGRPPGRHHSAPSIPRRAPMVIPCSQDEDSDDELSFM, encoded by the coding sequence ATGGAGGACGTCCAAGCTACCGCACGATGGGCCAATCGCATGCTCCGCCCTCTAACGTCTATCTACCGCCGCCTTGAGAAACACCAAGAGACCCTATCGATTATCGCTACCGAATCGAGATCCCAGAGTCACCCCGGGGACAGCTCTGTGGATGCGCCGGCCGCAACGATACAAGTTCGAAAGAGCAGGGTCAACGGGTCGGACGcggacgaggacgagaacgaTCCCGTCTGGGTTCCCGGCAAGAAAGTCGAGCAACGCCGGATCAGACACAAATACTCGTCTCGCGGGGAGGAGAATGGTGGGCGTAGACGCAATCGGTTGTCTATCCACAGCCCAGAGGCACCTCGGACACTGCCTGGCGCGATCGAGCTCGCGACGCCTTTGATTAACGGGAAACGATGGGAGGCCCCTTCGAGCGCGCAATCGCAGCACTCAGCCATCAAGCCCAGTAGTGTCTACGGAAAGGGACAACTGCAGGCTTTTCGCGACAAATATCCGCTGCACAAGAGTCCGTGGCAGGAGCTGCTCCACCAATCCGGCGACGCTGGTTTTGCCGATATTGCGCATAATCTTCATCGTGTTCTCCAGAACTTTCTGTGCAATACTCGACTCACCAAAAGTGATCCCAGCGATCCATCTCCAAAGTCTGTCCGCGGCGCACGTTCGCTAATGTCGATGGTCGTGCGGCGTTTGCCAGAGTTCATTGCAGACGAGCAGAAGGAGCAAGTCGAGCTGGACAAGGATGGGAATGAAGACATGTGCGGTGTGTATTTTACAGAATTGGAATCTTTCTATGCACCTCACGGCAAGGGGTGGAAGCCTCTTCGCGAAGCCGTACGCTCTCAGGGCATCCATTTGGTTGCCATGATGATACAAAACAAGTGGGTGACAGAAGCGGTCGCCTGCGCACTTATCGAAAAGTGTCGATATCATGAACCCGATGCTTGCGAGTCTTTATTGTCGACATTTCTTTCAACGTGCAAGACATACCCTTACCCGCTCTCCTTACGCCCCTCTGGTGATTCAAATTGGAACGGTGACGCTATCCGATTACTGCGGCTTTATGCTTGCTACGGCCCGGCACATCGCTCTTACATTTTTgacgagctggccaagctTCTTTTACGCGGTATTCTTCCGCCGGAATGGATGGCAACGAAGTTGTGGACTGGTTGGATGACCCGTGCAACGATATCATTATCAAAAGAAGACGCCGATTGTGCCGCGGCCTCGCGGCTGATCGAAGCCGTGATCATCTCAGCCAGTGGCGTTCGTTCAGACACCCAGTCCGCGGCACCTGTGCGAAGATACTCTTGCAAACGGCCAACATCTCGCGATCGAAGGACTCGCACTTCGTCTGCGGCATCTACGAACAAGCCGCCCGCTGATCGACCATGCCCCGTGCCGGTGGAGGACGCCCTGAGTAACCACGTCATGAGCCTCATGGCAGCAGTGTGCGGGATGCATGTCTCGAGGTCTCGCGAATTGGATGCTGCTGACTCTGCGGGTGGGACGAAAGCAAGCGATATCCTCAAATACATCTTTTTTTCAGTGGAGCGGGAGATGGACTTGAAACCGCTCTCTGGTAGCCCCGGCATCACCTCTCATCACTTATTACGGCGTGGGTGCATCTTACTAGCGGGTTGTCTGCTACAATGTAACAATGCAGTATTATCAGGCGAACTCCCGGACGAAGTCACACCCAAAACGAACGTCGACGCCTATTCGCACGAATTGGCTTTCCGCTCAAACTTGGTGAGGGAATTGGCATCTTTTGTACGACAAGCATTTCGCTGTTTTGGAGGCAGTTCGGAAAGTGAGCGCGTCCGAACCGGTCAAGAAATTCGGCGCATgatatctttcttccccagGCTCACCAAAGCGCCGGGCTTATCTGCGCTTCTTGGCCGAATCGCCGCAGAGGCTGCCATGGAATTTGCAGAGAGTACCGGTGAGCCGGAGGATCACCTGTGGGCGGTTGAGATTCAAGAGATGGTAGCCTCTGTCCGGGCTCGAgcggaggatgaagaaaaCGATGGCGTTGACGACGCAGGGCAGAGGACTGGCCTCTACCGCTGGGAAGAAAGCATTGGAGAGTGGGTTGCTAGGACGCCGATGGCAAAGCCGAAGCCGATATTTGCAAAGCAGAGCAGCAAGTGCGCCTTCGTGTCTTCAACTCCGCCGCCATGCATACCATGTTCCACGGATAGCAGCTCTCCCTGCTCAGACCGGTTCGAGAGGCCTATCTTCAGCCTGACCTCGTCTCCTTCATCGGTGGGCACGAAGCGATCGCTCGAACACTTCGACTCCTCGCCTATACGACCCCGCAAGCGACAGCGGTCTGCTTCCGTGGTTGTGATGAACAATGCTGAGCGACCTCGAACGAGGTCTTCTATTATCAATTATGGACCCAGATCCACGTCCTTGGCACCGACCTCTTCTCGTCGTTACCCTCTGCGGGAAACGTCTAGGACCAATGTAGCCCAGCAGCCGGTCCCCATGGAACCCAGGTCCACACCTAAGATCGAAGTCGTGATTATCAATAAGAAAGACACCAAAGCGGCCGGGCGGGATCTTGCGCAGCCGGTCCCGGAGCCGGAGCCTGTTGTCAAGCAGGTCCATCGCCCTGCAGATCGGCGACCACGCGGACGGCCTCCAGGGCGACACCATTCTGCGCCGTCAATACCACGGCGAGCGCCGATGGTGATTCCCTGCTCCCAGGACGAGGACAGCGATGACGAGCTGAGCTTCATGTGA
- a CDS encoding uncharacterized protein (ID:PFLUO_001772-T1.cds;~source:funannotate) codes for MSPRKKTVSLDNGRTRPTRDQPGKATALLLRVIDMPAVFRFGICVLSSLMISSLLYKLTASITVDDFAHVSKSLQEPWEIVGLIAWRAVEIGLVWIMTFDSQDIWAYFIVTHLPTYHILSVFYQVRPSSTVLSLLILLCSIAFPLLPLHCLPAFVKNRRASLGHPSTIANRRILRDWLTCFYTTIAATSVFCVVQYLNLATWMAPFMFAHFESLRTISTAQSDHTRSPNCHLFFFLTMLPVGYFLCEFLFYKPIYSPPDDPEEPANREGQYLIVSLHRNTWGKLPAKTRALVSRTLILTIGVVLNTIVQVLGTFDRVDFAGSFAWGGAWAMGVLVVGAMFAWIAAVDGV; via the exons ATGTCTCCTCGGAAGAAGACCGTATCCTTGGACAATGGCCGGACGCGTCCCACACGCGACCAGCCGGGGAAAGCCACTGCACTGCTACTGCGGGTGATCGACATGCCCGCAGTTTTTCGATTTGGGATCTGTGTTCTGAGCAGTCTCATGATCAGCTCCCTCCTTTACAAACTCACCGCTTCCATCACGGTGGACGACTTTGCTCATGTCAGTAAGAGCCTGCAGGAGCCGTGGGAGATCGTGGGCTTGATCGCCTGGCGAGCTGTGGAGATTGGCCTGGTGTGGATTATGACGTTCGACT CCCAAGATATCTGGGCGTACTTTATTGTTACACACCTGCCAACCTATCATATCTTGAGTGTCTTCTACCAAGTGCGGCCTTCCTCGACTGTGTTGTCGTTGCTCATTTTGCTCTGTTCGATTGCATTCCCCCTGCTCCCTTTGCATTGTCTGCCCGCTTTTGTGAAAAACCGGCGAGCTTCCCTCGGGCATCCGTCCACCATCGCCAACCGTCGTATCTTGCGGGACTGGCTTACCTGCTTTTACACGACGATCGCCGCGACATCTGTTTTCTGCGTCGTTCAGTATCTCAACCTTGCGACCTGGATGGCCCCCTTCATGTTCGCGCATTTCGAGAGTCTTCGCACCATCAGCACCGCTCAGTCTGATCATACCCGTAGCCCCAACTGTcacctttttttcttcttaaCCATGCTCCCAGTCGGTTATTTTTTGTGTGAATTCCTGTTTTACAAGCCTATTTATTCTCCTCCCGACGACCCTGAGGAGCCCGCAAACCGCGAAGGGCAATACTTGATTGTCAGTCTTCACCGCAACACTTGGGGGAAGCTACCGGCCAAGACGAGAGCACTCGTGTCACGTACTCTGATCCTCACCATTGGGGTGGTTCTCAATACCATTGTACAGGTGCTCGGCACTTTTGATCGTGTTGATTTCGCGGGCTCGTTCGCATGGGGTGGAGCGTGGGCAATGGGGGTCCTGGTTGTGGGCGCGATGTTCGCCTGGATTGCTGCAGTCGACGGAGTGTAA
- a CDS encoding uncharacterized protein (ID:PFLUO_001771-T1.cds;~source:funannotate) encodes MLWSRRLAQPLMARAGQGLLAPRGYIDRTALGVFKRFNSSLPQNNTGQYAPSPDPTNRDDDEGGRGRKGDSDPNLRSTILKMLETAATTAASIAILGAAGYSYHKYYKYLVLDKMDNAFNPGDPALEIAGVVSGKHNHGGDEEHWVPRDEQAKIDDIVAGKSGGHYFLIIGEKGTGKTSMLLEGMRKINGTGVAMFEAHADLEIFRIRLGKALDYEFHEDIRGPRDTTALLDIERALNKMEKVALARRRKGSPPMVFIINSTHLVRDDHDGQDLLEMIQQRAEQWAASGLVTTILNSDDYWVYERLKRYATRMEVIPVTDLPKDKAMAALQKYRTQFFRENLSSTLLEEVYNKVGGRLSFLNRVAKSSDMLKTCEEIFRAEKSWFLNQCWILGMEMDDDVMDQQKYASAAMVLAKALVDRAKEMEKNYDPVKGHILPEIPLHEAREIMTRADFIQAYDHENIFTIDSRAMVRADSVPMQQAFQEICARPGFDKHLEGTLTRIGDIESLGRTRELTIKDLWDQGKYRVVVRDNKGRESGTVEFAVAEREEEDQDE; translated from the exons ATGCTATGGAGCCGGAGGCTGGCTCAGCCCCTGATGGCCCGCGCCGGGCAGGGTCTACTCGCGCCTCGTGGGTATATTGACCGGACGGCGCTGGGCGTGTTCAAACGGTTCaattcttctcttcctcaaaATAACACGGGCCAGTACGCGCCAAGCCCGGACCCGACGAATCGGGATGACGATGAAGGTGGCCGGGGTCGCAAGGGTGATTCCGACCCCAATCTGAGATCCACGATCCTAAAGATGCTCGAGACTGCCGCGacgacggcggcgtcgatTGCGATTCTTGG TGCGGCGGGTTATTCATACCACAAGTACTACAAGTACTTGGTTCTGGACAAGATGGACAATGCCTTTAACCCCGGCGACCCTGCCCTCGAGATTGCAGGCGTTGTATCTGGGAAGCACAATCACGGGGGTGACGAAGAGCACTGGGTTCCGCGGGACGAACAGGCCAAGATCGATGATATCGTCGCCGGTAAATCTGGCGGCCATTACTTCCTAATAATCGGCGAGAAGGGCACGGGCAAGACCTCCATGCTCCTGGAGGGGATGCGCAAAATCAATGGTACGGGTGTTGCCATGTTCGAAGCGCATGCGGACCTGGAGATCTTCCGTATTCGACTGGGGAAGGCGCTGGACTATGAGTTTCATGAAGA CATTCGAGGACCGCGGGATACTACTGCCCTGCTGGACATTGAACGGGCCTTgaacaagatggagaaggtggcCCTGGCGAGAAGACGCAAGGGCTCGCCACCGATGGTGTTCATTATCAACAGCACCCACCTGGTTCGTgatgaccatgatggacaggatctccttgagaTGATCCAGCAACGGGCCGAGCAATGGGCCGCCAGTGGTCTGGTGACGACCA TCCTGAATAGCGATGACTACTGGGTCTACGAGCGCCTGAAGAGGTACGCAACACGGATGGAAGTCATCCCGGTGACGGACTTGCCCAAGGACAAGGCAATGGCGGCACTACAAAAGTACCGCACACAATTCTTCCGCGAGAATCTCTCGTCGACGCTGCTCGAGGAGGTCTACAATAAAGTGGGCGGCCGACTTTCCTTCCTCAACCGCGTCGCCAAGTCCAGCGACATGTTGAAGACCTGCGAAGAGATCTTTCGAGCCGAGAAGAGCTGGTTCCTCAACCAGTGCTGGATCCTTGGAATGGAGATGGACGACGACGTGATGGATCAGCAGAAGTACGCT TCTGCTGCCATGGTGCTAGCAAAAGCACTAGTTGATCGcgccaaggagatggagaagaactACGATCCCGTCAAAGGCCACATTCTGCCCGAGATCCCACTGCACGAAGCACGCGAGATCATGACCCGCGCCGACTTCATCCAGGCCTACGATCATGAAAACATATTCACCATTGACTCGCGGGCCATGGTGCGCGCCGACTCGGTGCCCATGCAGCAAGCCTTCCAGGAGATCTGCGCGAGACCTGGATTTGACAAGCACTTGGAGGGAACCCTGACGCGCATTGGCGACATTGAGAGTTTGGGCCGCACGCGCGAGCTGACCATCAAAGATCTGTGGGATCAGGGTAAGTACCGGGTTGTTGTGCGGGACAATAAGGGACGAGAGAGCGGGACAGTGGAGTTTGCAGtcgccgagcgcgaggaggaagaccagGACGAGTGA
- a CDS encoding uncharacterized protein (ID:PFLUO_001770-T1.cds;~source:funannotate), with protein MAQVNGEKELSKGSSTLSVVAQALKPSQELVDGNAVEEDPNAGGLFQISVKLPHEPHKIQVMVASQEQVQDVRQSIVELPGTFQYTCFHLEFNGNRINDFVELSEVPDLKADSEIVLVEDPYTEKEARMHLVRTRELLGAAGDRVDNLHGISAGLSLHDAISADAATAGASEKDHTLSNYDLTGPSSLQTILPKPQEPLPKTVKSISLSPWNPPPYHLRQKGHLLYFQVTTNEGEQFQITSHVSGFFVNKCSNHKFDPFPRAMPKKEGTAHSLLTLISQLSPSFSTTFEALQEYNNQKDLLTTFPFQNAIPNSPWLVSPTSSSLNAHQPDLTRSQESYLVSGVDNAETLRDWNEEFQTTRELPRDTVHDRVFRERLTSKLFADYNEAAARGAVLVARGEVAPLNPTEARDAQIFVYNNIFYSFGADGVGTFTSEGGDEAARVAVGKDVLGIKAVNQLDIEGLFTPGTVVVDYLGKRIVGQSIVPGIFKQREPGEHQIDYGGVEGKDVVATHAEFVPVFEKLSKALRIKSHPVWDKDSERHDLEGSVETKGLLGTDGRKYVLDLYRVAPLDAMWQEEDGSETYPHRMSVLRLELVEAYWRHKMSQYVKAEVERRRSEKTQEEGKAEEDSEEKKTEEAAEQEKVDISGFNLALNPDVYSGQVPQTPEEKEQWAQDEKDVREACDHLRSKIMPDLVQDLHDGDVGFPMDGQSLTQLLHKRGINVRYIGKLAQMSMEKGPRLQALSTLLVQEMVARAFKHVANKYLRNLPDTFVAPCLAHLLNCLLGTDVNAAPRPEIDNSLKKIFPEADFSFEKVTPESLRAEIEKQVTIRYRFSLEKGWANSLRHLQLLRDISLKLGVQLGARDFAFTKSQVKEQAPTTHNANGNGSDDGKKKKKKGGDNTSPSRAAADNKPTLTFTSDDILNVVPLVKDASPRSALAEEALEAGRISLMQNQKQLGQELILESLSLHEQIYGILHPEVAKLYHQLSMLYYQTDEKEAAVELARKAVIVTERTLGVDSADTILAYLNLSLFEHASGNTQTALVYIKHAMDLWKIIYGASHPDSITTMNNAAVMLQHLKQYSDSRKWFEASLSVCEDLFGKQSINTATILFQLAQALALDQDSKAAVGKMRDAYNIFLAQLGPNDRNTKEAETWLEQLTQNAVSIAKHAKDIQARRLRRINMNPRVSSMGTRVQPQVGQTAPETAGTADATGTSWDSRSVDELLKFIEGGDTGSSRSKQTKRAATSNPKLRGKQKQTPKA; from the exons ATGGCGCAGGTCAATGGGGAAAAGGAGCTCTCGAAAGGTTCGTCTACCCTCTCTGTTGTGGCAC AGGCTCTCAAACCCTCGCAAGAACTAGTGGACGGAAACGCAGTGGAGGAGGACCCCAATGCAGGTG GTCTCTTTCAGATCTCCGTGAAGCTTCCTCATGAGCCACACAAGATCCAGGTCATG GTGGCGAGCCAAGAGCAAGTCCAGGATGTCCGTCAATCAATCGTCGAGCTGCCCGGCACTTTCCAATACACATGCTTCCACCTGGAATTCAACGGCAACCGCATCAATGACTTCGTCGAGCTGTCCGAAGTGCCGGATCTGAAGGCCGACTCGGAAATCgtgctggtggaggatcCCTATACCGAGAAGGAGGCGCGGATGCACCTCGTTCGCACGAGGGAACTGCTCGGTGCCGCTGGGGACCGCGTGGACAACCTCCACGGTATTTCAGCGGGTCTTTCGCTGCACGACGCCATCTCGGCGGACGCGGCCACTGCCGGTGCATCGGAGAAGGACCACACGCTCTCCAACTACGACCTGACCGGCCCCTCTTCCCTGCAGACCATTCTTCCAAAGCCGCAGGAACCCCTGCCCAAAACGGTGAAGTCAATATCACTCTCGCCGTGGAATCCGCCTCCGTACCATCTGCGTCAGAAGGGCCACCTGCTCTATTTCCAAGTCACCACCAACGAAGGGGAGCAGTTCCAGATCACATCCCATGTGTCGGGCTTCTTTGTGAACAAGTGCTCGAACCACAAGTTTGACCCATTCCCGCGGGCTATGCCCAAAAAAGAGGGCACGGCGCACTCGCTCCTCACTTTGATCTCTCAACTCTCGCCCTCGTTTAGCACTACCTTTGAGGCTCTGCAGGAGTACAACAACCAGAAGGATCTCCTGACGACTTTCCCCTTCCAGAATGCCATTCCTAACAGCCCATGGCTCGTCTCACCGACCTCTTCAAGCCTGAACGCGCACCAGCCTGACCTCACCCGGTCACAGGAGAGCTATCTGGTCTCTGGCGTTGACAACGCGGAGACGCTGCGGGACTGGAACGAGGAATTCCAGACCACGCGCGAGCTGCCCCGCGACACCGTTCACGATCGCGTGTTCCGGGAACGTTTGACCTCCAAGCTTTTTGCTGATTATAACGAAGCTGCCGCCCGCGGCGCCGTGCTGGTCGCACGGGGCGAGGTTGCGCCTCTGAACCCGACCGAGGCACGCGACGCCCAGATCTTTGTGTACAATAACATCTTCTATTCGTTCGGTGCTGACGGTGTCGGCACTTTCACCTCCGAGGGCGGTGACGAGGCCGCGCGTGTGGCCGTTGGAAAGGATGTCTTGGGTATCAAGGCAGTGAACCAGCTCGATATCGAAGGGCTGTTCACCCCGGGTACCGTGGTTGTCGATTATCTAGGCAAGCGCATTGTTGGCCAGAGCATTGTCCCTGGTATCTTCAAGCAGCGCGAGCCTGGCGAGCACCAGATCGACTACGGCGGTGTTGAGGGCAAGGACGTCGTTGCCACTCACGCAGAATTTGTGCCCGTTTTTGAGAAGTTGTCGAAGGCGCTCCGTATCAAGAGTCACCCGGTCTGGGATAAGGATAGCGAGCGTCACGATCTGGAAGGCAGTGTCGAGACCAAGGGTCTCCTGGGTACCGATGGACGGAAATACGTCCTTGACCTGTACCGCGTGGCTCCCCTGGATGCCATGTggcaggaagaggatggcaGCGAGACCTATCCTCACCGCATGTCTGTTCTGCGATTGGAACTGGTTGAGGCGTATTGGAGACACAAGATGAGCCAGTACGTCAAGGCCGAGGTTGAACGCCGCCGGAGTGAGAAGACCCAGGAAGAGGGCAAGGCCGAAGAGGActcggaagagaagaagaccgaggaggctgcggagcaggagaaagTCGACATCTCTGGATTCAACCTCGCGCTCAACCCTGACGTTTACAGTGGCCAGGTCCCCCAGACtccggaagaaaaagagcagTGGGCCCaggacgagaaggacgtGCGAGAGGCCTGTGATCACCTGCGGTCCAAGATCATGCCTGATCTGGTCCAAGACCTTCACGATGGCGATGTGGGCTTCCCCATGGACGGCCAGTCCTTGACTCAGCTGCTGCACAAGCGCGGTATCAACGTCCGCTACATCGGCAAGCTGGCTCAGATGTCTATGGAGAAGGGCCCTCGGCTGCAGGCCTTGTCGACTCTGCTGGTTCAGGAGATGGTTGCTCGTGCCTTCAAGCACGTTGCCAACAAGTATCTCCGCAATCTTCCCGACACCTTTGTGGCACCCTGCCTTGCCCACCTGCTGAACTGTCTGCTGGGCACCGATGTTAACGCTGCCCCTCGCCCGGAGATTGACAACTccctgaagaagatcttcCCCGAGGCTGATTTCTCTTTCGAGAAGGTCACCCCGGAGTCGCTCCGTgctgagatcgagaagcAGGTTACCATCCGGTACCGCTTCTCTTTGGAGAAAGGATGGGCCAATTCACTCCgacatctccagctcctgcgTGATATTTCCCTCAAGCTTGGTGTCCAGCTAGGCGCTCGTGACTTTGCTTTCACCAAGTCTCAGGTAAAGGAACAGGCTCCTACCACCCATAACGCCAACGGAAACGGCTCCGACgacggcaagaagaagaaaaagaagggtGGTGACAACACCTCTCCGAGCCGTGCTGCCGCGGATAACAAGCCTACATTGACCTTCACCTCTGACGACATTCTCAATGTCGTGCCCCTGGTCAAGGACGCTTCTCCGCGGAGTGCTttggcggaggaggcgctggaaGCAGGTCGAATTTCGCTCATGCAAAATCAGAAGCAGCTGGGCCAGGAGCTCATTCTGGAATCTCTGTCGCTGCACGAGCAGATCTATGGCATCCTCCACCCAGAAGTTGCCAAGCTGTACCACCAGCTCTCCATGCTTTACTACCAgaccgacgagaaggaggcggccgTGGAACTGGCTCGCAAGGCGGTCATTGTCACCGAGCGCACACTGGGTGTGGACTCGGCTGATACCATTCTCGCCTACCTGAATCTGAGTCTGTTTGAGCATGCTTCCGGTAACACCCAGACTGCCCTGGTCTACATCAAGCACGCCATGGATCTGTGGAAGATTATCTACGGTGCCAGCCACCCCGACTCAATCACGACCATGAACAACGCGGCCGTGATGCTGCAGCATCTCAAGCAGTACTCTGATTCCCGCAAGTGGTTCGAGGCCTCGCTGTCTGTCTGCGAAGACCTCTTTGGCAAGCAATCCATCAACACTGCCACtatcctcttccagctggcACAAGCTTTGGCCCTGGACCAGGACTCCAAGGCGGCCGTCGGCAAGATGCGCGACGCGTACAACATCTTCCTTGCCCAGCTGGGCCCCAACGACCGCAacaccaaggaggccgagaccTGGCTTGAGCAGCTTACGCAGAACGCCGTCTCCATCGCCAAACACGCCAAGGACATCCAGGCtcgccgcctgcgccgtaTCAATATGAACCCTCGCGTCTCTTCCATGGGAACCCGCGTCCAGCCCCAGGTCGGCCAGACCGCGCCCGAGACTGCCGGCACCGCCGATGCCACCGGGACCAGCTGGGACTCGCGCagcgtcgacgagctgctgAAGTTCATTGAGGGTGGCGACACCGGCTCCTCGCGCTCGAAGCAGACGAAACGCGCTGCTACGAGCAACCCCAAGCTCCGTggaaagcagaagcagaccCCCAAGGCATGA
- a CDS encoding uncharacterized protein (ID:PFLUO_001773-T1.cds;~source:funannotate): MVNQHEITLGCHPLIPGYHTEYGYVPTQAAGIAFLVLFGLSFVLHTVQFCWKRTWWCSVFAIGCITELIGWGGRTWSSSCPYNGTAFLMQISTLIIAPVFFTAGIYILLGRFIQIFGRESSILTPKWYLWIFVTCDVVSLVVQAIGGGMASSAVGGNGSTAVGTHIMVAGIIFQLVSITVFVFFAVDFVRRTIRYRMLQSLTRSVVPLLVAMVISLLCIYARSIYRTIELLQGWSGYLITHEKYFIGLDGAMMVVAVGIFNVLHPGWLLPDSGRASTIKSEESSDGTEMHVADRT, translated from the exons atGGTTAACCAACACGAGATCACACTGGGCTGCCATCCCCTAATTCCTGGCTACCACACTGAATATGGCTACGTCCCCACGCAAGCAGCGGGAATCGCATTCCTCGTGCTCTTCGGGCTGTCATTTGTCCTCCACACAGTTCAATTCTGCTGGAAGCGCACATGGTGGTGTTCGGTGTTTGCTATCGGATGCATCA CGGAATTGATCGGATGGGGAGGCCGGACATGGTCATCGTCTTGTCCCTATAACGGCACTGCCTTCCTGATGCAGATTTCCACCCTCATTATCG CCCCGGTCTTCTTCACAGCAGGCATCTACATCCTCCTAGGCCGCTTCATCCAGATCTTCGGTCGGGAATCCTCGATCCTCACCCCGAAATGGTACCTCTGGATCTTTGTGACCTGCGACGTGGTCTCGCTAGTTGTCCAAgccatcggcggcggcatggccTCCTCAGCCGTTGGCGGAAATGGTAGCACTGCAGTCGGCACGCACATCATGGTAGCgggcatcatcttccagctggtCTCCATCACGGTCTTCGTGTTCTTCGCGGTGGACTTTGTGCGCCGCACGATCCGCTACCGCATGCTGCAGTCGTTGACGCGGTCGGTTGTACCGTTGCTGGTTGCCATGGTCATTTCTCTGCTCTGCATCTATGCTCGGAGTATCTATCGTACAATCGAGCTGTTGCAGGGCTGGTCCGGATACCTGATTACTCATGAGAAGTACTTTATCGGGCTGGACGGCGCCATGATGGTCGTTGCTGTTGGAATTTTCAACGTCTTGCATCCTGGTTGGTTGCTCCCCGACTCGGGGAGGGCGTCTACGATTAAGAGCGAGGAATCTAGCGATGGGACGGAGATGCATGTCGCGGACCGAACATAG